CGTTATCACCAGCTTCACCTCTGTCCAAAATTTTACGGAACATCTCAACACCAGTTACAACTGATTTTACGCTTGTATCACGCATCCCAACAATTTCAACCTCATCACCAGAGTTAATAACGCCAGTTTCGATTTTACCAGTAGCAACAGTACCACGACCTGTGATTGAGAACACGTCTTCAACAGGCATCAAGAAAGGTTTTTCAACTTGACGAACTGGTACTGGAATAAACTCATCCACATTTTTCATCAATTCGTTGATAGAGTCAACCCATTTAGCATCTCCATTTAATCCACCTAAAGCAGAACCTCTGATTACAGGGATTTTATCTCCATCAAATTTATAGAATTTTAATAAATCGCGGATTTCAATTTCAACTAAATCTAATAATTCAGGATCGTCAACCATGTCCACTTTGTTCATGAACACAACGATTTGAGGTACACCTACCTGACGAGCTAAAAGAATATGCTCGCGAGTTTGAGGCATTGGACCATCAGTAGCAGCAACAACAAGTATAGCACCATCCATTTGAGCAGCACCAGTAACCATGTTCTTAACATAATCCGCGTGACCAGGACAGTCAACGTGAGCATAGTGACGGTTAGCTGTTTGATATTCTACGTGAGAAGTATTGATTGTAATACCTCTTTCTTTTTCTTCCGGAGCGTTATCGATTGAATCGAATGAACGTAATTCAGCAAGACCTTGTTTAGCAAGAACTGTAGTGATAGCTGCAGTT
The sequence above is drawn from the Bacteroidota bacterium genome and encodes:
- the tuf gene encoding elongation factor Tu, whose amino-acid sequence is MATKETFKRDKPHVNIGTIGHVDHGKTTLTAAITTVLAKQGLAELRSFDSIDNAPEEKERGITINTSHVEYQTANRHYAHVDCPGHADYVKNMVTGAAQMDGAILVVAATDGPMPQTREHILLARQVGVPQIVVFMNKVDMVDDPELLDLVEIEIRDLLKFYKFDGDKIPVIRGSALGGLNGDAKWVDSINELMKNVDEFIPVPVRQVEKPFLMPVEDVFSITGRGTVATGKIETGVINSGDEVEIVGMRDTSVKSVVTGVEMFRKILDRGEAGDNVGLLLRGVEKKDIWRGMVIVKPGTITPHTEFKAEIYVLKKEEGGRHTPFQNKYRPQFYLRTTDVTGEIELPTGRDMVMPGDNVTITVKLIVPVAMDKGLRFAIREGGRTVGAGQVTEIIK